The Mya arenaria isolate MELC-2E11 chromosome 16, ASM2691426v1 genome includes a window with the following:
- the LOC128221356 gene encoding interferon-inducible GTPase 1-like isoform X1, translating into MAEGFKDFTIQNKDNFKIAVTGNSGSGKSSFINAFCGLTKKDERAPVGVTETTKAIRSYTCTGNDKFVLFDLPGVGTAKFPKESYLEDIEFEKFHFFIIISSSRFTADDVWIGEMAKKHRKKCFYVRTKLDIDIINDRYNQGDDFNEAATIENVRQEARKCLSEANVDAPIYLITTRRRHSFDFTSLVYDVNGSAEENAMQDILQSFTDICSENTTDAYDAISEKDQSLIVTVYKEKGATGLKDVIMQNKDKWKSQPLKIAVTGNSGSGKSSFINAFCGLSAKGKRAPVGVNETTKGIRSYTCTGNDKFILFDLPGVGTTKFPKESYLEDIEFKKFHFFIIISSSRFTENDAWLGTTIRKHRKQCFFVRTKIDIDISNESYDKDDDFNEAETIEQIRKDARKCLNEANVDIPVYLISTRLKKEKRLSFRA; encoded by the exons ATGGCAGAAGGATTTAAAGACTTCACCATTCAGAACAAGGACAACTTTAAAATTGCTGTGACGGGTAACAGTGGCAGTGGAAAATCCagttttattaatgcattttgcGGACTTACTAAAAAGGACGAAAGGGCACCTGTTGGTGTTACAGAAACAACCAAGGCAATAAGATCGTACACATGTACTGGGAATGACAAGTTTGTCTTGTTCGATCTCCCAGGAGTTGGAACAGCAAAATTTCCAAAAGAGTCCTATCTTGAAGACATAGAGTTTGAAAAGTTTcacttttttatcataatatcatCGTCCCGGTTTACAGCGGACGATGTATGGATTGGCGAAATGGCTAAAAAACACAGAAAGAAGTGTTTCTACGTCAGAACAAAACTTGACATAGATATCATAAATGATAGGTACAATCAAGGTGATGATTTCAATGAAGCTGCAACCATTGAGAACGTACGACAAGAAGCCCGAAAATGTCTCAGTGAAGCAAATGTCGATGCTCCAATATATCTGATCACAACTAGGAGGAGACATAGCTTTGATTTTACAAGCTTAGTATATGATGTGAACGGATCAGCAGAGGAAAATGCCATGCAGGACATTTTACAAAGTTTTACGGATATTTGTTCTG aaaacaccACAGATGCATATGATGCTATATCTGAGAAGGACCAATCCCTTATTGTGACCGTGTACAAAGAAAAGGGTGCAACCGGCTTGAAAGACGTCATCATGCAGAACAAGGACAAATGGAAATCACAACCATTGAAAATTGCTGTGACGGGTAACTCTGGCAGTGGAAAATCCAGTTTTATCAATGCATTTTGCGGACTTTCTGCAAAGGGCAAAAGGGCACCGGTTGGTGTGAACGAAACAACCAAGGGAATAAGATCGTACACCTGTACTGGGAATGACAAGTTTATCTTGTTCGACCTCCCAGGAGTTGGAACTACAAAATTTCCAAAAGAGTCCTATCTTGAAGACATAGAGTTTAAAAAGTTTcacttttttatcataatatcatCGTCCCGGTTTACAGAGAACGATGCATGGCTTGGCACAACCATTAGAAAGCACAGAAAGCAATGTTTCTTCGTAAGAACAAAAATTGATATAGATATCAGCAACGAGTCGTACGATAAAGATGACGATTTCAATGAAGCTGAAACTATTGAGCAAATACGAAAAGACGCCCGAAAATGTCTTAACGAAGCCAATGTTGATATTCCCGTATATCTGATCTCGACGAGGCTGAAAAAGGAAAAACGTTTGAGTTTTCGAGCTTAA